From Synergistaceae bacterium:
ATCGACATAGTCGCCCTGGAGCCGGAGAGGATGCCCACTTTGCACGATATCTTTCAGGATATCATTGAGGAGGAGGGCTCCAAATAAGTATTTCCCGACAGAAGCGACGCCGTCCGAGGACCTGCGTGGGCTGCCGAGAGGAGTCGCCTAAACGAGAGATGCTCCGAATCGTCAGGACGCCGGACGGGGAGGTGAAGGCCGACCCCGCCGGAAGGTGCCCCGGGAGGGGTGCCTACCTCTGTTACTCGGAGGATTGCCTGGCAGCGGCCAGGAGCAGGGATTCTCTGTCCAAGGCCCTTAAGACCAGGGTGGAGCAGGTCTTCTACGATGAACTCTTGGAGATCGTCCGAACGAAGGACGAAACAGGGGCGCCCGCGGAACCGTGAGAAGGGATTTAGTCGGCTCGTTGCTGTCGTATCTCGGCCTAGCACGCCGCTCCGGTGTGCTCATCATCGGCCAGGATAATGTAA
This genomic window contains:
- a CDS encoding YlxR family protein, whose protein sequence is MSRQKRRRPRTCVGCREESPKREMLRIVRTPDGEVKADPAGRCPGRGAYLCYSEDCLAAARSRDSLSKALKTRVEQVFYDELLEIVRTKDETGAPAEP